The bacterium genome includes the window TATTACTAATTCAGCAATTAAGGGGAACCCTAAAGCTTCTCCAAATGACCAAATAGCAGTGCTTATAATAATGCCAAATTTTGTTAAAAGGTAAGGAGCTATTAAATAACCTAAGGAAGAAGTTATACACACAACAAAGACACGTTTGTTTACTGACCATTGAAAATAGCTCTTAGTGTTTAAGTAAGAAACGGTAGCAATAAGTACAGTGTTTACAAAAAATAATATGGCTAAAAATTGTTTTGCTGGTAAAGATTTTTTTAAATATAATAATGGAATTGCTGATATGTGAGAGTATATCGTAATGAAAAGAAAAACTATAAAAAAAACAATATGCGGATATTGTTTGAAAAAATGAGTAAAATTTATAATATTTACAGAATAATTTCTTTTTGTGTCACGCGGTTGGGTAGATAAAAGTTTATAAAGTAAATAAAGAAAGGTGATAAATAGCAGTGAAGTAATAATATCTGTTAATAGTAGTATGTTTTGATACTTTTCTAAATAGAAATATCCAATAATGCTAGAGGTCCCAAGGGCCAAGTTTGTAGTCATATAAGTTAGTGATGACATTTTAGAAATAGTGTTTCTTTTTGCTAAACCTTCAGTGACTCTGCTGACCATAATATTAACAGTACTTAAACCTGAGATGAAAAATATTATAGAAAGAACAATTATATGGAGAGACGTTTTTAAAATAATTGGGAAAATGCCACAAGAAACCAAAATGAATACAAAAACAAATGCTAAATAATAACGTTTTGAATCAAGTTGTTTCCCGAAAAAAGGTAATGTAAAAGCTGAAAACAACAACGAAATTGATTGTATAAAAGTAGATTGTAATGGAGATAGGCCGTAATCTTTTAATAATAATATTAGATAGGGAAAAATAAACGAAAAACAAGAGGATGCAAAAAATAGTATAAGAGTTAAAGGTATAACCACTCTACTATTAAAAAAAAACATTACTATTTTAAAATCATTTAGAAAGGTTTTTTAAAAAAAATTAAAAGCAAAAAATAATATATTTATGAAGCTAGGTGTTTCAAAAAAGCTTCTTTTTTCTTTTGTTCTTCTGTTTTAATTATTTTAGTAATTGGGCTTAATCTTTTTATATCATCTAGTTTGTCATATGCTGAGATATTTTTTAATAAGTTAGTATAAATTTCTTTTGTAGATTTCATTTCTTAGCCTTTCCTATATGTGCTGTACTGTACGGTTAAATTACAATAAATGTCAAGTGAAAGGTCCAGATTTTTGAGGGAGAGAAGTGAATAAAGTGCATGTGGGAAGTAAGGTTAGTGTTTCATTAACGGGAACTTACTAATTTTACTGATATATAAGTCAATTTCATTAAAGATAGCGCTTCCTAATGCTGTAAATGTACAGTTTTTTTTAATTTGATCAGTTGATACGTTAATCCTAAGAATTAAAGTTTTTAGTTCTTCGAGTAAATATTCTCTTAGACAGTTGGACATAGAAAAAAAGTCTTTTTCTAAAAATCTTAAAGCTGTAGCAGATTCATATACGTGAGCCATTATTCCATGAAAGCTTCGGATAGCTTCTCTCTCTTCCCATCTTGCACCTGAATAAACGAATTTTGATTGATTATCTAAAATTTTATCACCACTAATAAATACTTGAACGATTTGATGTGCGCATTCATGAGCAATATCAATTACAAGTCTTTCGTGTGCTATTGGGTCAGTTTTGTCTATAAGGGAAAATAAAATTAGACCTTTTGCTTGATGTGTACTTAGGCCAATTCTTTCAAAATTTATATTCCCAACACTTTTTATAGACATTATTTCTTTTATCAAATGGTCAAAAATTACCTTTAACCATGGATGAAGAGCAAATAAACTTTCAATGGCTTTGTTTATACGAGGAGTAAAGTTTTGTTTTTCCATTTCTTGTGTGGTGCTAAATGTTATACGAAAACTTTCTTCTGATGTAAGGTCTGTGTAACCTTCATGACTCTCAAGAACTTTCCTTAAAGATTCAATAGTTTTATGTTCATCTAAAACTTTGCCAGTATAAGGCCTTTTAAAGTGTTTTTGTAGTCTGTCAATATCTCTGTGATAGCACATCCAAGGGGAAAAACTTTTGAAGTTTTTATTAAGATCTTGGTTGGTTTTTTCTAATATTGAAGAATGCATTTTTTGGCTAAGTTCAGGTACTTTTTCAGACAACTTTTGCCCTAAAAGCCATTCAAACTCGTCAAAACTATAGTTATTGGAGATCATTTAAACTTGACATAGCATTTATATTTTGAAATTTCAAACTAAGAAAAGACGTGAAATTGAAGTTATATAGATATATTTTTTTTCTGACTATAAAAGTTTTTTTAAGTACTGCGCTTGCACATACTTATGTAAGGCCGCTTCCAAGTATGCCAAAAACAGTGATTCCTCCTTTAGCAGTTGATATATTCTCTTACTCTTTAGTAAGTAAGGTCCATGCGACATTGTTTAAGTTAGATGAAAATAAAAAACCGATACCCAACTTGGTTAAAGACTTTAAAGTCAGTCAAGATGGATTGATATATACATTTTATTTGAAAAAAGTATTTTTTCATAATGGAAGATTGTTAGAAAATGAGGATATAAAAAAATCTCTTGAGTATGCAATAACTAAAAGAGCTATAAATTATGAATACTTTAATAAGATTAAAGGCTATGATGAATTTATTGCAAATAAAACGCATAAAATTGAAGGAATAATTCTGCCAAAATTAAAAAACCAATTAATAATTAGACTTAAAATAGCTGATTATAAATTGATACATAAACTGTCAGATGTCACTTTTTCAATTTGGGATGCTAAGCAAGAAAAGCCAATTAATGGTTTAGGAGACTTTAAAATCTCTTCATGGAAAAACAATGTTGAAATTAATTTAGACTACGTTGGACAGAAAACAAGTGGTTCAGTAAAAAAAATTCGTTTAGTAAAAAAGAGTAAACGTGATGCAATAGAAGGCTTTAAAAGAAATAGTTTTGATGACTTATTTTTTTACCCTATTTTTAAAAAAAATGTAGAAATTCTTCGTGAATTTGCTCACATACAAAAAACTTATTTTCCAAGAACATATTATTTTGCCGTAAACAGCAGAAGGATAAAAAATAAAAGAGTTAGACAATTAATTTTGCAAAGGATTAACGTAAATGATTTAGTGAAACGCTGTTTTTATGGTGAAAAACCCACAAACACAATTATACCTCCGGGTTTTTTGGGTCACGATTCTTCTGATTACGGTGCAAAAATAAATCAACAGCAGGCTAGCAGTTCAGAACAAGACTTGTTAACTTCTATAAGTGTAAAAGTGATTATTTCAGAAGCTATTGGGTCTGAAAAATGTATCAAGTCTTACCTTAATGATTTGTCAAATAGTACAACAAAAATAATATTTAACGTGGAAATATTGCCTATAAGCAATGTTGCAAAAAGTTGGATCAATAATAGTATTGATGCTTATATAGCATATGCTGAAGGAGAAAGTGCTATGAATTATTTTGGCAACTTTTCCCCAGGGTCTAGTTTCCCTTTAGGATTAATTGAAGATGAAAAATTTAACTCTATTTTTTCTAAATATATGTCTGAAAAAGATGATTTTAATAAATTACAATCCGTTAAAAAATTAGAAAATCATATTAAAAGTAATATGACATTTAAGCCATTGTTTCATCCGGATGTTTTTTTTATCTATTCAAAAAAATATAAAAAAATTAAATTCTCTTTTGAGTCGATAAGTAGTTTTGAAGTTAAAAATCT containing:
- a CDS encoding MFS transporter encodes the protein MFFFNSRVVIPLTLILFFASSCFSFIFPYLILLLKDYGLSPLQSTFIQSISLLFSAFTLPFFGKQLDSKRYYLAFVFVFILVSCGIFPIILKTSLHIIVLSIIFFISGLSTVNIMVSRVTEGLAKRNTISKMSSLTYMTTNLALGTSSIIGYFYLEKYQNILLLTDIITSLLFITFLYLLYKLLSTQPRDTKRNYSVNIINFTHFFKQYPHIVFFIVFLFITIYSHISAIPLLYLKKSLPAKQFLAILFFVNTVLIATVSYLNTKSYFQWSVNKRVFVVCITSSLGYLIAPYLLTKFGIIISTAIWSFGEALGFPLIAELVINKYTPEQAGLSVATRDFIIKTALISVPIVSLVVNYFNIWVFSLVFGGFPLISMFIFFYYGKNFND
- a CDS encoding ABC transporter substrate-binding protein, with the protein product MKLKLYRYIFFLTIKVFLSTALAHTYVRPLPSMPKTVIPPLAVDIFSYSLVSKVHATLFKLDENKKPIPNLVKDFKVSQDGLIYTFYLKKVFFHNGRLLENEDIKKSLEYAITKRAINYEYFNKIKGYDEFIANKTHKIEGIILPKLKNQLIIRLKIADYKLIHKLSDVTFSIWDAKQEKPINGLGDFKISSWKNNVEINLDYVGQKTSGSVKKIRLVKKSKRDAIEGFKRNSFDDLFFYPIFKKNVEILREFAHIQKTYFPRTYYFAVNSRRIKNKRVRQLILQRINVNDLVKRCFYGEKPTNTIIPPGFLGHDSSDYGAKINQQQASSSEQDLLTSISVKVIISEAIGSEKCIKSYLNDLSNSTTKIIFNVEILPISNVAKSWINNSIDAYIAYAEGESAMNYFGNFSPGSSFPLGLIEDEKFNSIFSKYMSEKDDFNKLQSVKKLENHIKSNMTFKPLFHPDVFFIYSKKYKKIKFSFESISSFEVKNLSLANKL